The sequence below is a genomic window from Patescibacteria group bacterium.
CCAACCGGTTAATTTGGCAGCTAATCTAACATTTTGACCGGCCCGACCAATAGCTAAAGAAAGTTGATCGGGTTTAACTTTTACAGCAATAATTTTCTTTTCTTCGTCAATAATTTTTGCTTCAGAAATTTTTGCTGGGGCTAAAGCATTGGTAACAAATTTAATCGGATTGTCAGTATATTCAATAATATCAATTTTCTCACCACCCAACTCAGCAATAATGGTTTGAATTCTTGAACCCCTTTGTCCAATACAACTGCCAATTGGATCAATGCCTTTTTCAGTTGTCCACACTGCTACTTTTGAACGACTACCAGCTTCCCTGGCAATAGCCTTAATTTCTACTACTCGGTTAGCAACTTCCGGTACTTCAGTTCTAAAAAGTTCACTAAGAATATCTGGGTGAGCACGAGAAACAATGACTTCCGGGCTACGCGTTCCTTTCTTAACTTCTGAAATGTAGACTTTGATTCTCTGCCCTGGTAAATATTTTTCTCCTTTAATCTGCTCGCTCAAAGGAAGTATAGCTGTCACTTTATCTAAATCAACAAAAACATTATTTTTCTCTTTTCGTTGAATGAGGCCAGAAACAATTTTTCCTTCCTGGGCTTTAAATTCTTGATAAATAACCTCTTTTTCTGCTTCTCTTAATTTCTGAATAATTACTTGTTTGGCTGCTTGGGCAGCCACTCGACCAAAGGAAGTAGGAATTTCTAGCTCTCTTTTAATTTCTTCACCGACTTTTACATTCTTTTTAATTTTTTTTGCCTCGCTTAAGGTTATTTCTTTTTTTGGATTAAATTTTTTTTCTTCCAGCTTTTCAGGTCCTTTATTTATTTCTGGCTGCACCGCCAATGATGCTTCAGGGATGACATCCCTTTTCTTTCTTTCTGAATCAGTTGATGTCTTCACCTCTTCAGGATCTGCGACCACGGTTTTTACATCGAAGACTTTGATGGTACCAGTCTTCAAATCAAACTCAACTTTAATATTTTGGTTTTTTTGCCCAAAATCCCGTCGATAGGCGGTGGCTAACGCTGATTCAATTGCTTCAATAACTTTTTCTTGGGGTAAATCTTTTTCCCGACAAATCTCTTCAATGACTGGCATTAAATTGCCAAGTTGCATAAATTTGATAAAAATTAAAGACTAGATTTTAAAACTAGTCTATCTTGCTAGTTTAACAAATTAAAAAATTAAAATCAAGTTTAGATTTCCACAGCCTGATGATGACGAATGAGAGGTTGGTTCTGATTCAGTTCGATAGCCACTAAATCAACACGCCAATTTTCCTCTTGAATTTTTTTCTCCATCAAATAACTATAAATCGCTTTTTTCAACCTTTTCTTTTTATAAAAATGAAATTCTTCTTCCGGTAGGCCAAGTTTTTGACTACTTTTTAATTTTACCTCAACGAAAACTAATTGTTTTTTATCTTTAGCAATTAAATCTATTTCACCAAATTTATTTTGAAAATTTCTTTCAATAATCTTATATTTTTTCTTCCTTAAAAATTCTTCGGCCATTCTTTCGCCAAGACTCCCTAATTGTCTTTTTTTGGTTGTCATTATTTTTTAACCAAAACCAAACCAAAGTGGTAGGGGCCAGCGGCAAATTCTTTTTCCAAAGCAAAACCTAAAGAAAGGGCTAAATTTTTTACTTCTTCTGGCTTAACTCTTAATTCAACTGGTGGACCAAGAGGAGAAGCGGTTTTACCCCAATCAGCAAGAAAAATTTTACCATTTTTCCTTAAAATCCGATGAGCTTCTTTTAAAATAATATCGTGTTTTTTTGTCTGAAAAAACAAGTTAGTAATAATAACAAAATCAACGCTTTCTTCGGCTAATTTTGTTGATTGATAAACCTCTAAGTCAGCCCAACGTGTTTCAATATTTTTAAAACCATGAAGTCGAGATAAATTCGAAACGGCCTGAAGAACTGATTTTAAAATATCAAAGGCATAGACAAAACCATCTTTACCAACTAATTTGGCAGCCTGAAGTGAAAAATAACCTTTAGCCCCACAACCAAAATCAGCCACCTTCATCTTTTCCTCAATACCAGCAGTTTTTAAAACTTCCTCAGCGTTCATCAATTCCGCCCCTCCAGGAATTTTTGAAGGTAAAATCATATCTTTTTATTTTAATCGAAAACTTCGACGATGACAAGGGCAGGGCTTATATTTTCGCAGTTGCTGATAATGTTCTTTAGTGCCGTATCCTTTATTTTGGGCAAAATGATATTGAGGAAACTTTTTGTCTAGATTTATCATCAAATGATCTCGATAAACCTTGGCTAAAATGGAAGCGGCGGCACAGGAAAAAATTTTTCTATCAGCCTGAACAATTGAAAAGTAAGGAATTTTTAAGCTCTTTAAATTGATTCTGCCGTCAATCAAAAGATACTCTGGTTTAATTCTTAATTTTCTCACGGCTCTTTTAATAACTTCTTGGTTAGCCCAATTAATGCCTTTTTGATCAATTGTCCTGGCGCCAATTTTGGCCACGCTCCAGGCCAAAACATTTTTTTTAATCTCTGAAGATAATTTTTCTCTTATTTTCGGTCTCAGTAATTTGGAATCTTGAATTTGTCTGAACCAGCGATTTTTGACTTTTGATTTTGAGAAAATCACGGCCGCGGCAACTATTGGTCCGGCTAAGGCCCCACGACCAGCCTCATCTAAACCGGCCACATATCTAAACCCTTTTCGCCAAAGATTTCTCTCAAATTTTAAACCCGGCATTAAAGCAATTTAAATTTATTAATTTCTAAACCAAATCGATAACCCAAAAATTCAGCCGCTTTGCGACAGTAAATCATTCGTTGGGTAAAAATTTCAAAATATTCAATGAGGGGACAAAATTCAGTATCGACTTGAAGGGTCAATTTAATTTCTTTATTTTTTTTGTCAATTTTTAATTTTGACTCTTGAACAGCATAGTTAACGCGGTCATGGAGATCGGCTTTAATTTTTTTCAAATCTTTCTCTCTCACTCTTGATCGATGGACGTCACTTTTATCAGCCAAAACAGTGACGGCTGAAACAGCATTAGTAAATTCCATTTCTTGACGGTCGTGATTAGCAATGGCTTGAAGAAGTATTGTCAACTCGACCGGAGAAAATTGCTGATGAAAAATTTGACTAAAGAGTAGGGCCGCCCAGAGATGATGACCGGAACGAGATAAAAAATTGCCAATGTCATGACAAAAACCGGCAATAGCTGAAAGTTCCTGTTCTTTTTTAGTAAGACCGATTTCTTTGGCAACATTTCTTGCTCGATCAGCCACTAAATGGGCGTGTCTCTGACCATGATCAGTATGACCAATGGCGGTTAAGGCAATGTCAGTTTGTCTGATAAATTCTAAAATATAAGGATTTTTTTTAACTTTGGAAAAACTAATCATAGAAACTTATTTTATTTTAACAAAAATAATAGTTTTTGTCTTGATCTTTATTTTTCCTTAAGATGACAATATTTTTTAAAAATTTCTTTTACTTTTTCCAATTTTTCTTCCTGAACAAAAATATAATCGGTTTCGTAAGTAGAAACATACAAAATACTAATCCCGGCTTTAGCCAAAATTGTTGATAAGAAAGAAACAATCCCTGTCAAAGAAAACCCTAGCGGTCCCTTCACTTGAAAAACGCGCCAATTTTTTTCTGCCAAAACGCCGCCAGGAATTTTATTTTCAGAACAAAGAATGGAAAGTTCATCGGGTGTTTTGTTAATAGAGAAAAATTCACTTTCAATCGCCCAGTCCGGAATTGAATGATTTTTATCAAAATGACAAATCCCTAATTTTTCAGGTAGAAGAAAAAGGGTAAATTTTTTTAATTTTTTCTGTTTTGTTTGCATTTTTTTACCATAACTTAAATATTATTGGCGGTGTGTATTTGAAAAATCCGAACCGATTTCATTAACGGGCTCGGCGGGCGGAATTCCCCCCGAACCCCTATTCCGCTCGCCTCACCCTGAAGCGGAAGCGAAAAGGACGATTTCAAGTTTTTCCTTAGCGGCACATTATTTTTTATCAAAATCTATTTTCTCTTTTTTTTACAAGCCTTAACCATGCAATGATTATTCCCGCGATAATAATTACAATAATTACTGCAATTATTGGCAATTTTTTTAAAAATTTTGATTCTGTTTTAATTCCACTTTCCGGTGCGCTTGGTGTAATCCCGACCTCTTTTTCATCAGACCCTTCCCAATTAATATTCTCGGCATTTCTTAAGCTAAGCCAAGATTCTATTTCTTCGCCCACATCAAGGGACCCAGCTTGAGAAAGTTTGTTACTATTCGCCTCAGCTTTTTCTCCCCCCTTCACTTTTATTGTTTCCCCGGTTGCTTTAGATTTAAAATCAACCTCGCCTTCAAAAACTTTCAAAATTGATTTTCCATTTTTTCCTCACATACAAAAGTTGTTCCTTTAATACCAGCCACTGCTTGGTTCATTTCTATTTCAAATGTTCCGTCTTTGACCATTTTCTTGACATTGGCCCAAATATTGCCAGCCACCAGCTTAAGCTTACTTTCTTTTTCCGGTGGAGAACTTACAACGATTTCTGACTCCGGACCAAGTACAAAAGTACTCATATCCACAAATGAAAGTATTACTTTACTGTCTTCTTCGGTGATAATATGGGCATCAACAGGTATAACATCATCCATTTTAAGCGGCCGTCTGACACCATCAATTTCAATATCTACCTGACCCGTCATTCCAGCCACTCTGACACCAGCATCAACATGTTTTTTCGGTACTTCAACATCAGTGGGTTTAGAAATTGCTGATTGTGGTTTAGCAATTGGCACTACCATATAAGAGACTTTGTTTACAATATAAGTACAGCGGGTTTGTGTGCCACTTTTCTCTTCTATACCAGTGGAAGATTTATAATTGGGAAATTTATAATACCATTCACCGTTATTTGTTTTACAAAAAAAATTCAAAACTACATGGTCCTTGATGACTTGCCCTTGGAAAGTGCCGGATTCAGTACCTCGGTACCAACCACCCCCTCCTCTTTTATCAGTATTAGAAACACTCTTATCTATCTTGTAATTTCCGCTTATTTTGCCGGTTTCTTTATCATATACTCCCTCTAGTTTGATAATCCCGTCGCCAGTAAAAGTTTGTGCCCCAAGCTTATAAGAGATGCTAGTTCGGTAATTACCGTCGCTAACATTAGAAAGTTTTCCGTCTCTGACGGCGGCAGGATAAAACGTAAAAAGAATTTTATAGTCTTTGTCTATTGGGGCCGGATCATCGGGAGTATACATCCTATAAACAGGATAAACTAAATCAAAATCTTCCTGCGGCCAAGGCGGTTCTTCGGCTAAAACAAAAGAAATCTGACCGATTAAAAAAGTTAATATCGCTATTAAAAGAAAAAAGGGGTTTTCATAAATTTATATAAGCTTATTATAGATCTTTAATTTTAATTTACAACGCTCCACCTCCAAGCAGAAGGAAAGGACGATTTCAAGTTTTTCTTTGGCAGCAAATTCTTTAATTATTCTTCTTCAAAATAATCTGAATCTATTTTTTTAATGTCGTAACTAGTTATTTTTGTAACTCCAATGTCATTTTCAATCATTAATTGAGCCAACATATCTCCATCAATCAAAATTACTTTATGGGGAATTGTTTTAACATAATCTAGGGCGTCTTTTGTAAAAGTTGAGGTTGTTATAAATACACCCTTGCTGGCGTGTTGACCAGCCAAACTTCCAACGAAATTTCTAACCTCTTTTGATCCAACTACATTATCCCATCTCTTTGCTTGAATATATATAACATCAAGACCAAGCTTATCTTCTTTTATTATTCCATCTATACCACCATCTCCGCTTTGACCAATAGCCTGACCAGCATCCTTTAAGGAGCCACCATATCCCATTCTAATTAATAAATCAACGACTAGTTTTTCAAAAAATCGTGGGGATGAT
It includes:
- a CDS encoding FecR family protein, with the protein product MYTPDDPAPIDKDYKILFTFYPAAVRDGKLSNVSDGNYRTSISYKLGAQTFTGDGIIKLEGVYDKETGKISGNYKIDKSVSNTDKRGGGGWYRGTESGTFQGQVIKDHVVLNFFCKTNNGEWYYKFPNYKSSTGIEEKSGTQTRCTYIVNKVSYMVVPIAKPQSAISKPTDVEVPKKHVDAGVRVAGMTGQVDIEIDGVRRPLKMDDVIPVDAHIITEEDSKVILSFVDMSTFVLGPESEIVVSSPPEKESKLKLVAGNIWANVKKMVKDGTFEIEMNQAVAGIKGTTFVCEEKMENQF
- a CDS encoding ACT domain-containing protein, with amino-acid sequence MQTKQKKLKKFTLFLLPEKLGICHFDKNHSIPDWAIESEFFSINKTPDELSILCSENKIPGGVLAEKNWRVFQVKGPLGFSLTGIVSFLSTILAKAGISILYVSTYETDYIFVQEEKLEKVKEIFKKYCHLKEK
- a CDS encoding class I SAM-dependent methyltransferase, whose translation is MILPSKIPGGAELMNAEEVLKTAGIEEKMKVADFGCGAKGYFSLQAAKLVGKDGFVYAFDILKSVLQAVSNLSRLHGFKNIETRWADLEVYQSTKLAEESVDFVIITNLFFQTKKHDIILKEAHRILRKNGKIFLADWGKTASPLGPPVELRVKPEEVKNLALSLGFALEKEFAAGPYHFGLVLVKK
- a CDS encoding YraN family protein, whose translation is MTTKKRQLGSLGERMAEEFLRKKKYKIIERNFQNKFGEIDLIAKDKKQLVFVEVKLKSSQKLGLPEEEFHFYKKKRLKKAIYSYLMEKKIQEENWRVDLVAIELNQNQPLIRHHQAVEI
- a CDS encoding ribonuclease HII; this encodes MPGLKFERNLWRKGFRYVAGLDEAGRGALAGPIVAAAVIFSKSKVKNRWFRQIQDSKLLRPKIREKLSSEIKKNVLAWSVAKIGARTIDQKGINWANQEVIKRAVRKLRIKPEYLLIDGRINLKSLKIPYFSIVQADRKIFSCAAASILAKVYRDHLMINLDKKFPQYHFAQNKGYGTKEHYQQLRKYKPCPCHRRSFRLK
- a CDS encoding HD domain-containing protein: MISFSKVKKNPYILEFIRQTDIALTAIGHTDHGQRHAHLVADRARNVAKEIGLTKKEQELSAIAGFCHDIGNFLSRSGHHLWAALLFSQIFHQQFSPVELTILLQAIANHDRQEMEFTNAVSAVTVLADKSDVHRSRVREKDLKKIKADLHDRVNYAVQESKLKIDKKNKEIKLTLQVDTEFCPLIEYFEIFTQRMIYCRKAAEFLGYRFGLEINKFKLL
- the nusA gene encoding transcription termination factor NusA, encoding MQLGNLMPVIEEICREKDLPQEKVIEAIESALATAYRRDFGQKNQNIKVEFDLKTGTIKVFDVKTVVADPEEVKTSTDSERKKRDVIPEASLAVQPEINKGPEKLEEKKFNPKKEITLSEAKKIKKNVKVGEEIKRELEIPTSFGRVAAQAAKQVIIQKLREAEKEVIYQEFKAQEGKIVSGLIQRKEKNNVFVDLDKVTAILPLSEQIKGEKYLPGQRIKVYISEVKKGTRSPEVIVSRAHPDILSELFRTEVPEVANRVVEIKAIAREAGSRSKVAVWTTEKGIDPIGSCIGQRGSRIQTIIAELGGEKIDIIEYTDNPIKFVTNALAPAKISEAKIIDEEKKIIAVKVKPDQLSLAIGRAGQNVRLAAKLTGW